A stretch of Brassica napus cultivar Da-Ae chromosome C6, Da-Ae, whole genome shotgun sequence DNA encodes these proteins:
- the LOC106364977 gene encoding probable eukaryotic translation initiation factor 5-1 gives MALQNIGASNRDDAFYRYKMPRMMTKIEGRGNGIKTNVVNMVEIAKALGRPAAYTTKYFGCELGAQSKFDEKTGTSLVNGAHDTSKLAGLLENFIKKYVQCYGCGNPETEILITKTQMLQLKCAACGFISDVDMRDKLTAFILKHPPEQKKSSKDKKSMRRAEKERLKEGEAADEEMKKLKKEAASKKKTTAGSSKEKVLKKKDHSPPPSQSDENEQADSEEEEEDDDDVQWQTDTSREAAEKRMKEQLSAATADMVMLTTMEEKTPAVVEKKSLEVQQPLKKLHENGIGKILENAHEKLVSEIKELLNNGSTPSQLRTAISSNSATPQERMDALFSALFAGQGKGFAKDTLKKKKYLVAFMMMQEDDGAPRQMVLLNAIESFCEKANAEAAKEVALVIKGFYDEDLLEEDVIFAWYNKGIKSSPVMKNVTPFIEWLKNAESESEEE, from the coding sequence atggcTTTACAAAACATTGGTGCCTCCAACCGTGACGATGCGTTCTACAGGTACAAGATGCCGAGGATGATGACCAAGATCGAAGGTAGAGGTAACGGCATCAAGACTAATGTTGTTAACATGGTTGAAATCGCCAAGGCCTTGGGGAGACCTGCTGCTTACACGACCAAGTACTTTGGCTGTGAGCTGGGTGCGCAGTCCAAGTTTGATGAGAAGACGGGAACCTCATTGGTTAACGGAGCCCACGACACTTCCAAGCTTGCGGGGCTTCTTGAGAACTTTATCAAAAAGTATGTCCAGTGTTATGGATGCGGAAACCCCGAAACCGAGATACTTATCACCAAGACGCAGATGCTCCAGCTGAAATGTGCGGCTTGTGGGTTTATCTCGGATGTCGATATGAGGGACAAGCTCACTGCGTTTATTCTGAAGCATCCTCCAGAGCAAAAGAAATCTTCGAAAGACAAGAAATCTATGAGGAGAGCTGAGAAAGAAAGGCTGAAGGAAGGTGAAGCGGctgatgaggagatgaagaaactTAAGAAGGAGGCTGCCTCTAAGAAGAAAACAACTGCTGGTAGTTCGAAAGAGAAagttttgaagaagaaagatcatTCCCCACCTCCAAGCCAGTCTGATGAAAATGAGCAAGCAgacagtgaagaagaagaagaagatgatgatgatgtccaGTGGCAAACAGATACATCGCGGGAGGCTGCTGAAAAACGAATGAAAGAACAGCTCAGCGCTGCAACAGCAGATATGGTGATGCTAACTACGATGGAAGAGAAGACGCCAGCAGTTGTGGAGAAGAAGTCGCTTGAAGTGCAGCAACCATTGAAGAAGCTACATGAGAATGGCATCGGCAAGATCCTTGAAAATGCTCATGAAAAGCTTGTGAGTGAGATAAAAGAGCTTCTTAACAACGGTTCAACTCCTTCCCAACTCAGAACCGCCATATCGTCAAACTCCGCCACTCCTCAGGAGAGGATGGACGCCTTGTTCTCTGCTCTTTTTGCTGGCCAAGGGAAGGGGTTCGCTAAAGATACtctcaagaagaagaaatatctcGTGGCGTTCATGATGATGCAAGAAGATGATGGAGCTCCTCGGCAGATGGTTTTGCTTAACGCAATTGAATCTTTCTGCGAGAAAGCTAATGCAGAGGCTGCTAAAGAAGTCGCTCTTGTTATCAAAGGTTTTTATGATGAAGACCTTCTGGAGGAAGATGTCATTTTTGCATGGTACAATAAAGGCATCAAAAGCTCGCCGGTGATGAAGAACGTGACTCCTTTTATCGAGTGGCTCAAGAACGCGGAGTCCGAGTCCGAAGAAGAGTGA